The Streptomyces sp. HUAS CB01 genome has a segment encoding these proteins:
- a CDS encoding polyprenyl synthetase family protein, which yields MRTTSGTRGEKVPTAPSANPAVDTAAVTALLERGRTMSTPVLRAAVDRLAPPMDTVAAYHFGWIDAHGRPADGDGGKAVRPALALLSAEAAGAAPEVGIPGAVAVELVHNFSLLHDDLMDGDEQRRHRDTVWKVHGPAQAILVGDALFALANEILLELGTVEAGRATRRLTTASRKLIDGQAQDISYEHRERVTVEECLEMEGNKTGALLACAVSIGAVLGGADDRTADTLESYGYHLGLAFQAVDDLLGIWGDPEATGKQTWSDLRQRKKSLPVVAALAAGGPASQRLGELLAADAKADPDERPPATGDFDGFSEEEFAARAALIEEAGGRDWTSQEARRQHAIAVEALDRVDMPEHVRAQLVALADFVVVRKR from the coding sequence ATGAGAACCACGTCCGGAACCAGAGGAGAGAAAGTGCCGACTGCGCCTTCGGCGAACCCGGCTGTCGACACCGCGGCCGTCACCGCGCTGCTTGAGCGTGGGCGGACGATGTCCACCCCGGTGCTGCGCGCTGCCGTTGACAGGCTCGCGCCCCCCATGGACACCGTCGCCGCCTACCACTTCGGCTGGATCGACGCCCACGGCCGTCCCGCGGACGGCGACGGCGGCAAGGCCGTGCGCCCGGCGCTGGCGCTGCTGTCCGCCGAGGCGGCCGGTGCGGCGCCCGAGGTCGGCATCCCCGGGGCCGTCGCCGTCGAGCTGGTGCACAACTTCTCGCTGCTCCACGACGATCTGATGGACGGTGACGAGCAGCGCCGTCACCGCGACACCGTGTGGAAGGTGCACGGCCCCGCCCAGGCCATCCTCGTCGGCGACGCGCTGTTCGCCCTCGCCAACGAGATCCTGCTGGAACTCGGCACGGTGGAGGCGGGCCGCGCCACCCGCAGGCTCACCACCGCCAGCCGCAAGCTCATCGACGGCCAGGCCCAGGACATCTCCTACGAGCACCGGGAGCGGGTCACCGTCGAGGAGTGCCTGGAGATGGAGGGCAACAAGACCGGCGCCCTGCTCGCCTGCGCCGTCTCCATCGGCGCGGTGCTCGGCGGCGCCGACGACCGCACCGCCGACACCCTGGAGTCGTACGGCTACCACCTCGGGCTCGCCTTCCAGGCCGTCGACGACCTGCTCGGCATCTGGGGCGACCCGGAGGCCACCGGCAAGCAGACCTGGAGCGATCTGCGCCAGCGCAAGAAGTCCCTGCCCGTCGTCGCCGCGCTCGCCGCGGGCGGCCCCGCGTCGCAGCGGCTCGGGGAACTCCTCGCCGCCGACGCCAAGGCGGATCCCGACGAGCGGCCTCCGGCCACGGGCGACTTCGACGGCTTCTCCGAGGAGGAGTTCGCCGCCCGGGCGGCGCTGATCGAGGAGGCCGGCGGCCGCGACTGGACGTCGCAGGAGGCCCGCAGGCAGCACGCCATCGCGGTGGAGGCGCTCGACCGGGTGGACATGCCCGAGCACGTCAGGGCCCAGCTCGTCGCCCTCGCCGACTTCGTCGTCGTACGCAAGAGATGA